From Arcobacter arenosus:
AGGAATAAATGGGCACTTTGAAAGTATAGAAAACAGAAAAAGATGCTGTGGTATTAGAAAGATTGAACCACTAAAAAGAGCTTTAAAACCTTTAAAAGTTTGGATTACAGGATTAAGAGCTACACAAAGTGTGACAAGAGTAGATATGCCAGTTGTTGAATGGGATGAAAACTTTGAAGTTATCAAAGTAAACCCACTTATAAACTGGAGTGAAGAGGATGTATGGGATTACATTAAAGCAAATAATGTTCCATATAACAAACTACATGACCAAGGTTTTCCAAGTATTGGATGTGCACCCTGTACCAGAGCCATTAAACCTGGTGAAGATATAAGAGCTGGTAGATGGTGGTGGGAAAACCCAGAACACAAAGAGTGTGGTTTACACGCAAAATAAAAAATTAACGGAATTATAGATATGAATGAAATTAATATAAGTCAAGAAAGACTAACACACCTAAAACAACTAGAAGCAGAATCAATGCACATAATGAAAGAAGTAGTAGCAGAGTTTAGTAACCCTGGTATGCTTTATAGTGTAGGTAAAGATTCTTCAGTGATGTTACACTTGCTACAAAAAGCCTTTTACCCAGCACCTCCGCCACTTCCATTAATGCATGTGGATACAAAATGGAAATTTAAAGAGATGATAGAGTTTAGAGATAGACGTGCTAAAGAAGTAGGTATGGAATTAATCGTTTACTCAAACCCAAAAGGAATTGAAATGGATATTTCACCTTTTGAACATGGATCTGCTTTACATACAGATATTATGAAAACAGAAGGTTTAAAAAATGCACTAAATATCCAAAAGTTTGATGCAGTATTTGGTGGAGCAAGAAGAGATGAAGAAAAATCTAGAGCAAAAGAGAGAATTTACTCTTTTAGAGATAAAAACCATAGATGGGATCCAAAAAACCAAAGACCTGAACTTTGGAATATCTATAATGGAAAACATACTCAAGGTGAATCAATTAGAGTATTCCCATTGTCTAACTGGACAGAATTAGATATTTGGCAATATATCTATTTAGAAAATATTGATATTCCTGATTTATACTTCTCAAAAGAGCGAGAAGTAGTTGAATATATGGGTACAAAAATCATGGTTGATGATGAGAGAATGCCTGAAGAGCTAAGACGTACAGCTAAAAAAGAAAAAGTTAGATTTAGAACACTTGGATGTTATCCTCTAACTGGAGCAGTAAACTCTGAAGCAACAACATTACCTGAAATCATTCAAGAGATGTTAGTTTGTACAACAAGTGAAAGACAAGGAAGATTAATAGATAGTGATGGTGATGCATCAATGGAGAAAAAGAAACAAGAAGGGTATTTTTAAGATGGCACATCAATCAGATTTAATAGCAACAAATATAGAACAATATTTAAAAGAGCATGAGAATAAAGAGATTCTTAGATTTATAACTTGTGGAAGTGTTGATGATGGTAAATCTACACTAATAGGAAGATTACTTTATGATTCAAAGATGATTTTTGAAGATCAATTAGCTTCTATTGAAAAAGATAGTAAAAAAAGTGGAACTACTGGTGATAAAATTGACTTAGCACTTTTAGTTGATGGATTAGCAAGTGAGAGAGAACAAGGTATTACAATTGATGTTGCCTATAGATTTTTCTCAACTGATAAAAGAAAATTTATTATTGCAGATACTCCAGGTCATGAACAATATACAAGAAATATGGCAACAGGAGCATCAACAGCAGATTTAGCAATTATTCTTGTTGATGCAAGACAAGGTATTTTAACTCAA
This genomic window contains:
- a CDS encoding phosphoadenylyl-sulfate reductase, with product MHEINVLNEKFARAEASEILEYFINEYKDKTALSSSLGAEDQVLTDLMLKIDKNANIFTLDTGRLHPETYDVMDATNLKYGVKINVFFPLNDDVQELYSTQGINGHFESIENRKRCCGIRKIEPLKRALKPLKVWITGLRATQSVTRVDMPVVEWDENFEVIKVNPLINWSEEDVWDYIKANNVPYNKLHDQGFPSIGCAPCTRAIKPGEDIRAGRWWWENPEHKECGLHAK
- the cysD gene encoding sulfate adenylyltransferase subunit CysD, which encodes MNEINISQERLTHLKQLEAESMHIMKEVVAEFSNPGMLYSVGKDSSVMLHLLQKAFYPAPPPLPLMHVDTKWKFKEMIEFRDRRAKEVGMELIVYSNPKGIEMDISPFEHGSALHTDIMKTEGLKNALNIQKFDAVFGGARRDEEKSRAKERIYSFRDKNHRWDPKNQRPELWNIYNGKHTQGESIRVFPLSNWTELDIWQYIYLENIDIPDLYFSKEREVVEYMGTKIMVDDERMPEELRRTAKKEKVRFRTLGCYPLTGAVNSEATTLPEIIQEMLVCTTSERQGRLIDSDGDASMEKKKQEGYF